The Naumovozyma dairenensis CBS 421 chromosome 1, complete genome genome includes a region encoding these proteins:
- the ARA1 gene encoding D-arabinose 1-dehydrogenase (NAD(P)(+)) ARA1 (similar to Saccharomyces cerevisiae ARA1 (YBR149W); ancestral locus Anc_3.108): MTHPTSTEIYFNLNNGTRIPAIGLGTASPKDRYPETKEAVKAAIRAGYRHIDTAYFYKTEPYIGQALKELFESAEIKREELFITTKVWPTFWNNPSDSIDQSLKDLGIDYVDLVLQHWPVCFQKVENSQGNIIGLPRDKDGNALFEKDADWLFTYKALEKIYLDPKDNRVRAIGVSNYPIEYLERLFKECKVTPAINQVEVHPHLPQLELNKFCHDHAILLTAYSPLGSDGAPNLKIKSVQDLAKKYKVEPADILTSYHISKGNVVLPRSLNPKRIAANVSFAKLTDDDLSKLDQVGIDEPNRFIDEFFTSEIPGFTGTK; this comes from the coding sequence ATGACCCATCCAACTTCCACTGAAATCTACTTCAATTTAAACAACGGTACAAGAATACCAGCAATTGGGTTGGGTACTGCGTCTCCTAAGGATAGATATCCTGAAACTAAGGAAGCTGTCAAAGCTGCCATAAGAGCTGGTTATAGGCACATTGATACTgcatatttttataaaacGGAACCATACATTGGTCAAGCTTTAAAGGAATTGTTTGAAAGTGCTGAAATTAAGAgagaagaattatttattacaaCTAAGGTTTGGCCGACATTTTGGAATAATCCAAGTGATTCTATCGACCaatctttgaaagatttagGAATTGATTATGTTGATTTGGTTTTACAACATTGGCCAGTTTGTTTCCAAAAGGTTGAAAATTCCCAGGGAAATATCATTGGTTTACCAAGGGATAAAGATGGTAATGCattgtttgaaaaagatGCAGACTGGTTATTTACCTACAAGGCCTTGgagaaaatttatttggATCCAAAGGATAACCGCGTGAGGGCCATCGGTGTTTCAAATTAtccaattgaatatttggaaagattatttaaagaatgtAAAGTTACTCCTGCCATTAATCAAGTTGAGGTACATCCTCATCTTCCTCAATTAGAACTAAACAAGTTCTGTCATGATCATGCTATCTTGTTGACTGCATACTCTCCCCTAGGTTCAGATGGCGCtccaaatttgaagatCAAAAGTGTACAAGATTTAgctaaaaaatataaagtgGAACCAGCTGATATCTTAACTTCATACCATATCTCAAAGGGTAACGTGGTTCTTCCAAGATCCTTGAATCCAAAAAGAATTGCAGCAAACGTTTCCTTTGCAAAATTAACAGATGATGACTTAAGTAAATTAGATCAAGTAGGTATCGATGAACCAAACAGATTCATAGACGAATTCTTTACTTCGGAAATCCCAGGCTTTACCGGCACAAAGTAA